One genomic window of Coffea eugenioides isolate CCC68of chromosome 1, Ceug_1.0, whole genome shotgun sequence includes the following:
- the LOC113752526 gene encoding probable disease resistance protein At4g19060, producing MGSLKFGEVSHYLLNKYSALLEEAEKDLSRVSCISRFRDAETRIKSKYFNANTTSKIARATSSGDFDVRELLYDLISALSECRVFAQQHRGAVAAENCLLKFKHFWFIRQMNQRLDDLDKKLNEVSNELDKKLNEVLDSEQIGSADSSSSSDDDDDDDGDEDNAYDDDEGDISGGFKGLDSAVEKIKEFIVEGSENDARSVLRGIGIVGVGGSGKTALARKVFDNLPVRRMFSPRIWVSLSDTLHDEPVSVDLRVKILRKMLEQAGCDVSEMMTTYVDIPKLTQKLYHRLMGKRYLIVLDEVWHVNDWYADLCSEKPKGDAFGDRISHALPKDSGGRIIVTTRRMGVAKELIGSENLIRIDTLLGQEFCWSLFSDVVCEDGNFNINDITPTMKEEISKKCIGLPLAARTLATIIPEQIKHHKQNAC from the coding sequence ATGGGATCCCTGAAATTTGGAGAAGTATCCCATTATCTCCTGAACAAGTACTCTGCCCTTCTTGAAGAAGCAGAAAAAGATCTCAGCAGAGTTTCCTGCATCTCTCGCTTTCGAGATGCAGAGACCCGCATCAAATCCAAGTATTTCAATGCCAATACTACTAGCAAAATAGCCCGTGCTACTTCTTCTGGGGATTTTGATGTCCGGGAGTTGCTTTATGACCTCATCTCTGCACTCTCAGAGTGCCGCGTTTTCGCCCAACAGCATCGTGGGGCAGTCGCGGCCGAGAATTGTCTCTTGAAATTCAAGCATTTTTGGTTCATTAGGCAAATGAACCAACGGTTGGATGATTTAGACAAGAAGCTCAATGAAGTTTCCAATGAACTGGACAAGAAGCTGAATGAAGTTTTAGATTCAGAGCAGATAGGTAGTGCAGATTCATCCTCCTCGtcagatgatgatgatgatgatgatggtgatgaagataatgcttatgatgatgatgaagggGATATTTCAGGTGGGTTTAAAGGATTGGATTCAGCTGTTGAAAAAATCAAGGAATTTATAGTTGAGGGAAGTGAAAATGATGCTAGAAGTGTTTTAAGGGGGATTGGAATAGTGGGGGTCGGGGGATCTGGGAAAACGGCTCTTGCACGGAAGGTGTTTGATAATTTGCCTGTGAGGAGGATGTTCTCACCGAGGATTTGGGTTTCTTTATCTGATACCCTTCATGATGAACCAGTGAGCGTGGACTTGAGAGTGAAGATATTGAGGAAAATGCTGGAGCAGGCTGGTTGCGATGTCTCGGAAATGATGACTACCTATGTTGACATTCCCAAGCTCACTCAGAAGCTTTACCATCGGTTAATGGGCAAGAGGTATCTAATTGTGTTGGATGAAGTCTGGCATGTCAATGACTGGTATGCAGATTTATGTTCTGAGAAGCCAAAAGGCGACGCATTTGGGGACCGGATATCTCATGCTTTACCAAAAGACAGTGGTGGGAGAATCATTGTCACTACTAGGCGAATGGGTGTTGCTAAAGAACTAATAGGTTCAGAGAACTTGATTCGAATTGATACTCTGCTTGGACAAGAGTTCTGCTGGTCATTGTTTTCTGATGTTGTCTGTGAAGATGGAAATTTTAACATAAATGACATCACTCCAACAATGAAGGAGGAAATCAGCAAAAAATGCATTGGCCTTCCCTTAGCTGCCAGGACTTTAGCAACGATAATTCCAGAACAAATCAAACATCACAAGCAAAACGCATGTTGA
- the LOC113752517 gene encoding uncharacterized protein LOC113752517, with amino-acid sequence MAFPIPDRVKRLWDEWNLRAAVLISLFFQVVLICCAASRKRTKDKILTAAIWLVYLLADWFAAFAVGLISNGQSNDCPESFRVNEGLAAFWAPFLLLHLGGPDDITAFSLEDNELWIRHLLGLVIQLLAVLYVFSQSIPNVLSVPTMLLFFAGSIKYAERTRALYSACLGNFKASMLPMPDAGPNYAQLMEEYSSKEAADVPVEIEIVKEHESGTQISSTPDEENLTTEEINDLDVLQNGYELFYTFRGLIVDHMFSFHERNKSRKFFFQRSAVDAFRVMEVELNFMYDTLYTKMAVVHYNVGYLFRLICSVLIVLSFERFASHHKLKINHFDVAVTYILLLGAVVLDFVAFVKLVFSDWTIVLVKNLTVKSMVHAVLKKLSFAKRWSNSISQHNLINFCLHQRWRWLDIAAETTGLKEVLDEMKYKENIIIQEDLKIFIFNELKVKASKAKTTKVAKEVYSARGDWALLDYTSHYPYPTISSSVSEEVEYDESLLLWHVATELCYSTSPDDANPNRKFCKLISDYMLYLLVMRPTMMSAVAGIGQIRFQDTCEEAKKFFSRWKSEVKSPVLSALDMCSKLIVCHTARNTSPEIESSSASRHKDACEKLLNVNTVVKPIEVKGDRSKSLLFDSCRLAKDLKKLKDDKRWEIMSKVWVELLSYAASHCRVYAHAQQLSKGGELITFVWILMAHFGLGEQFRIEAGHARAKLIIRK; translated from the coding sequence ATGGCCTTCCCCATTCCAGACAGGGTGAAGAGGCTGTGGGATGAGTGGAATCTTCGTGCTGCTGTTCTCATCAGTCTCTTCTTTCAAGTGGTATTGATATGCTGTGCAGCATCACGAAAGCGAACAAAAGACAAGATACTGACTGCTGCAATATGGTTAGTTTATCTGCTTGCTGATTGGTTTGCGGCTTTTGCCGTTGGACTCATCTCTAACGGTCAAAGCAATGATTGTCCTGAGAGTTTTAGAGTGAATGAAGGTCTTGCTGCATTTTGGGCTCCATTTTTATTGTTACATCTTGGTGGTCCTGATGACATTACCGCCTTCTCGCTTGAAGACAACGAGTTGTGGATACGGCATCTGCTTGGGCTTGTCATTCAGCTTCTTGCTGTTCTTTATGTCTTTTCACAATCCATTCCTAATGTGCTCTCAGTTCCCACAATGCTCTTGTTTTTTGCTGGAAGTATTAAATATGCTGAGCGAACTCGCGCTCTATATTCAGCTTGCTTGGGTAATTTTAAAGCTTCTATGCTTCCAATGCCAGATGCTGGACCAAACTATGCTCAGCTTATGGAGGAGTACTCATCAAAAGAAGCTGCTGATGTTCCAGTTGAGATTGAAATAGTGAAGGAACATGAGAGTGGCACTCAGATTTCTTCAACACCAGATGAAGAGAATTTGACTACTGAAGAAATCAATGATCTAGATGTTTTGCAGAATGGGTATGAATTATTTTACACTTTCAGGGGGCTGATTGTTGACCATATGTTTAGCTTTCATGAGCGCAATAAGAGCAGAAAATTCTTCTTCCAAAGGTCTGCCGTTGATGCTTTCAGAGTAATGGAGGTGGAGCTCAATTTTATGTATGACACTCTCTACACTAAGATGGCTGTGGTACACTATAATGTAGGCTATCTTTTCCGCTTGATCTGCTCTGTACTTATAGTGCTTTCTTTTGAGCGCTTTGCATCGCATCATAAACTCAAGATCAACCATTTTGATGTTGCTGTTACCTACATATTGCTTTTGGGTGCTGTTGTCTTAGATTTTGTGGCTTTCGTTAAGCTTGTCTTCTCTGACTGGACCATAGTTTTGGTTAAGAATCTGACAGTTAAATCAATGGTACATGCAGTCCTTAAAAAGCTGTCATTCGCCAAAAGGTGGTCTAATAGCATCTCACAACATAACTTGATCAATTTCTGCCTACATCAGCGCTGGAGATGGCTAGATATTGCAGCTGAAACCACTGGACTCAAGGAAGTCCTTgatgaaatgaaatacaaggAGAACATTATCATTCAGGAAGATTTGAAGATATTCATCTTTAATGAGCTCAAGGTCAAAGCTAGCAAAGCAAAAACCACTAAAGTTGCTAAAGAAGTATACTCCGCTAGAGGTGATTGGGCTCTGTTAGATTACACCAGTCACTACCCATATCCCACCATTTCATCTAGTGTAAGTGAGGAGGTTGAATACGATGAGAGCCTGTTGCTGTGGCATGTTGCCACTGAGCTCTGCTATTCCACGAGCCCTGATGATGCCAATCCTAATCGCAAGTTTTGTAAGCTTATATCTGATTATATGTTGTATCTTTTGGTTATGCGGCCTACTATGATGTCTGCAGTTGCTGGTATTGGACAGATTCGATTTCAGGATACGTGTGAAGAAGCTAAGAAGTTCTTCAGCAGGTGGAAATCAGAAGTAAAATCCCCGGTCTTATCAGCCTTGGATATGTGCTCAAAATTGATCGTCTGCCACACAGCCAGGAATACATCTCCTGAAATAGAATCAAGCTCGGCAAGCCGGCATAAAGATGCATGTGAAAAGTTACTTAATGTAAATACTGTCGTTAAACCCATCGAAGTGAAGGGTGATAGAAGTAAATCACTATTGTTTGATAGCTGCAGGCTTGCAAAGGATTTGAAAAAGTTGAAGGATGACAAGAGGTGGGAAATAATGAGTAAAGTGTGGGTGGAACTGTTGTCTTATGCTGCCAGTCACTGCCGAGTATATGCTCATGCTCAGCAGCTCAGTAAAGGCGGTGAGCTCATAACTTTTGTTTGGATACTGATGGCTCATTTTGGATTAGGAGAACAATTCCGGATTGAGGCTGGACACGCAAGAGCAAAACTGATTATCAGAAAATAG